In the genome of Rhodoferax sp. BAB1, one region contains:
- the rplM gene encoding 50S ribosomal protein L13 → MTKTISAKPADVKHEWFVIDATDKVLGRVASEVALRLRGKHKAIYTPHVDTGDFIVIINAAKLRVTGTKELDKVYYRHSGFPGGIYATNFRDMQAKHPGRALEKAVKGMLPKGPLGYAMIKKLKVYGGAEHPHTAQQPQVLEL, encoded by the coding sequence ATGACCAAAACGATCAGCGCGAAACCCGCTGACGTGAAGCACGAGTGGTTTGTGATTGACGCGACCGACAAGGTCCTCGGACGAGTAGCCAGCGAAGTTGCTCTCCGTTTGCGCGGCAAACACAAGGCCATTTACACGCCTCACGTCGATACCGGTGACTTCATCGTCATCATCAACGCAGCCAAGCTGCGCGTGACCGGTACCAAGGAACTCGACAAGGTTTATTACCGCCACTCCGGTTTCCCCGGCGGCATCTACGCCACCAACTTCCGCGACATGCAGGCCAAGCATCCCGGCCGCGCACTCGAGAAGGCCGTCAAGGGCATGCTGCCCAAGGGCCCGCTCGGTTACGCCATGATCAAGAAGCTCAAGGTGTACGGTGGTGCTGAGCACCCGCACACCGCCCAGCAACCGCAAGTGTTGGAACTCTAA
- a CDS encoding polymer-forming cytoskeletal protein has product MFSKKKQPAIRSLIADGNHIEGHIHFTDGLRVDGSVVGDVRSSDDKNSILVISETASITGEVHADHVIVNGTVKGPVYARRMLELQPKARIEGDVYYTSLEMHQGAIIAGLLRPTPAMMEEKPTLKLAANN; this is encoded by the coding sequence ATGTTCAGCAAGAAAAAGCAGCCCGCCATCCGCAGCCTGATTGCCGATGGCAACCATATCGAAGGGCACATTCATTTCACCGATGGACTGCGTGTCGATGGTTCGGTGGTCGGTGATGTGCGGTCCAGCGATGACAAGAACAGCATCCTGGTGATCTCCGAGACCGCCTCGATCACAGGCGAGGTGCATGCCGACCATGTCATCGTCAACGGCACGGTCAAGGGACCGGTGTATGCCCGTCGTATGCTGGAACTCCAGCCCAAGGCGCGCATCGAGGGCGATGTCTACTACACCTCCCTGGAAATGCACCAGGGGGCCATCATTGCCGGCCTGCTGCGCCCGACGCCGGCCATGATGGAGGAAAAGCCCACACTGAAGCTGGCGGCAAATAACTGA
- a CDS encoding DUF6776 family protein yields the protein MRLRLLLRRLTVSAPRMSVRSALPWPFRWIGAAVVLGFCAALGLWAFEFGKEIAGIDDGRIEYLARLERDVADLQQELEIMKEERNKALSLANTSTTLMTAEKAAQERLSTLNKQLEVDNQRLRDDLGFFEKLIPTVGTEALAIRGLQAEVQDGRQVKWQVLVIQPLKNAPEFSGRLEISFTGLQAGRPWVATLPGGPQTIKLRQYARAEGVFDLPPQTLVKGVSVKVMDGTLVKAVQSIKL from the coding sequence ATGCGATTGCGACTGCTTCTCCGCCGCCTGACGGTCAGTGCACCGCGCATGTCCGTGCGCAGTGCTCTCCCTTGGCCCTTTCGCTGGATCGGTGCGGCCGTCGTGCTCGGTTTCTGTGCGGCCCTCGGGCTGTGGGCCTTCGAGTTCGGCAAGGAGATTGCCGGCATCGATGACGGGCGCATCGAGTACCTTGCCCGGCTTGAGCGTGACGTGGCGGATCTGCAGCAGGAGCTGGAGATCATGAAGGAGGAGCGCAACAAGGCGCTGTCCCTGGCCAACACCTCGACCACGCTGATGACCGCGGAAAAGGCGGCCCAGGAGCGGCTCAGCACCCTCAACAAGCAACTGGAGGTCGACAACCAGCGCCTGCGCGACGACCTCGGTTTCTTCGAAAAACTCATTCCCACCGTCGGCACGGAAGCCCTGGCCATCCGTGGACTGCAGGCCGAGGTGCAGGACGGCCGCCAGGTCAAGTGGCAGGTGCTGGTGATCCAACCCTTGAAGAATGCCCCGGAGTTCTCGGGCCGGCTGGAGATCAGCTTCACGGGTTTGCAGGCGGGGCGGCCCTGGGTGGCAACCTTGCCCGGTGGGCCGCAAACGATTAAGCTGCGCCAGTACGCACGCGCCGAGGGGGTGTTCGACTTGCCGCCCCAGACCCTGGTCAAGGGGGTCAGTGTCAAGGTCATGGACGGCACCCTGGTCAAGGCCGTGCAGTCGATCAAGTTGTAA
- the rpsI gene encoding 30S ribosomal protein S9 — MIGEWNNGTGRRKSSVARVFLKKGTGKITVNGKDIQEYFGRETSIMIAKQPLLLTNHGETFDVQVNVHGGGESGQAGATRHGITRALIDYDASLKPVLSQAGFVTRDAREVERKKVGLHSARRRKQFSKR; from the coding sequence ATGATTGGTGAATGGAACAATGGCACCGGCCGTCGCAAATCCAGCGTCGCCCGCGTGTTTCTGAAAAAAGGCACTGGCAAGATCACGGTCAACGGCAAGGATATCCAGGAATATTTCGGCCGCGAAACCTCGATCATGATTGCCAAGCAGCCGCTCTTGCTGACCAACCACGGCGAGACCTTCGACGTGCAGGTCAATGTGCACGGCGGCGGTGAGTCCGGCCAGGCCGGCGCTACCCGCCACGGCATCACGCGCGCGCTGATCGACTACGACGCTTCCCTGAAGCCCGTGCTGTCGCAAGCCGGCTTCGTGACCCGCGACGCCCGCGAGGTCGAGCGCAAGAAGGTCGGTCTGCACTCTGCACGCCGTCGCAAGCAGTTCAGCAAGCGTTAA
- a CDS encoding anhydro-N-acetylmuramic acid kinase: protein MSERYIGLMSGTSLDGVDGVLALCDAAHTRVLQHAYRPFPAELAAELLALNSPGDNELHRAALAANALSRLYAQVVDELLRSADLPASAISAIGAHGQTVRHRPGAFDGTGYTLQLNNPALLAELSGITVVADFRSRDLAAGGQGAPLVPAFHQALFGRRGQTVSVLNIGGISNLSVLQDDHVLGFDCGPGNALLDAWCRQHTGQPYDDQGRWSASGQVQAALLERLLQEPFFSLPPPKSTGRDLFNPGWMADRMAGFGELAAADVQATLVELTALSCATELQRHGADSSRLIVCGGGALNLHLMRRLQALLPQLSVVDSEAEGLPPLQVEAAAFAWLARKTLQRETGSLQSVTGALGARVLGAIYPA from the coding sequence ATGTCCGAGCGCTACATCGGCCTCATGTCCGGCACCTCGCTGGACGGCGTGGACGGTGTGCTGGCCCTGTGCGATGCCGCCCACACCCGCGTCCTGCAGCACGCCTATCGCCCCTTCCCCGCCGAACTGGCGGCCGAACTGCTGGCCCTGAACAGCCCGGGTGACAACGAGTTGCATCGTGCAGCCCTGGCCGCCAATGCGCTGAGCCGTCTCTACGCCCAGGTCGTGGATGAGCTGCTGCGCAGCGCCGACCTGCCGGCCAGCGCCATCTCCGCCATCGGCGCCCATGGCCAGACCGTACGGCATCGCCCCGGCGCCTTCGACGGCACCGGCTACACCCTGCAGCTCAACAACCCGGCCCTGCTGGCGGAATTGAGCGGCATCACGGTCGTGGCCGATTTCCGCAGCCGCGACCTGGCCGCCGGCGGCCAGGGGGCCCCGCTGGTGCCGGCGTTTCACCAGGCCCTGTTCGGCCGCCGCGGACAAACTGTCAGCGTGCTCAACATCGGGGGCATCTCCAACCTGTCGGTACTGCAGGATGATCATGTCCTGGGCTTCGATTGCGGCCCCGGCAATGCCCTGCTGGATGCCTGGTGCCGGCAGCACACGGGTCAGCCCTACGATGATCAGGGGCGCTGGTCAGCCAGCGGCCAGGTCCAGGCCGCCTTGCTCGAACGCCTGCTGCAGGAGCCATTTTTCAGCCTGCCGCCACCCAAAAGCACCGGGCGCGACCTGTTCAATCCTGGATGGATGGCCGATCGCATGGCCGGCTTCGGTGAACTGGCGGCAGCGGACGTCCAGGCGACCCTGGTCGAACTGACCGCACTCAGCTGCGCCACCGAACTGCAACGCCATGGTGCGGACAGTTCGCGCCTGATCGTCTGTGGCGGTGGCGCGCTGAACCTGCACCTGATGCGCAGGCTGCAGGCGCTCTTGCCCCAACTGAGCGTGGTGGATTCGGAAGCGGAAGGCCTGCCGCCACTGCAGGTGGAAGCCGCCGCCTTTGCCTGGCTGGCGCGCAAGACGCTGCAGCGGGAAACCGGCAGCCTGCAAAGCGTCACGGGCGCACTAGGCGCCCGTGTGCTGGGTGCGATCTACCCGGCCTGA
- the erpA gene encoding iron-sulfur cluster insertion protein ErpA has protein sequence MSAVAESIQTEMPAPILFTDSAAAKVADLIAEEGNPDLKLRVFVQGGGCSGFQYGFTFDEVANEDDTTMTKNGVSLLIDAMSYQYLLGAEIDYKEDLQGAQFVIKNPNASTTCGCGSSFSV, from the coding sequence ATGAGCGCTGTTGCCGAATCCATCCAGACCGAGATGCCCGCCCCCATCCTGTTCACCGACAGCGCGGCCGCCAAGGTGGCCGACCTGATCGCCGAGGAAGGCAACCCCGACCTCAAGCTGCGCGTCTTCGTGCAGGGCGGCGGTTGTTCGGGCTTCCAGTATGGCTTCACCTTCGACGAAGTGGCCAACGAGGACGACACCACCATGACCAAGAATGGCGTGTCGCTGCTGATCGACGCCATGAGCTACCAGTACCTGCTGGGTGCCGAGATCGACTACAAGGAAGATCTGCAGGGCGCCCAGTTCGTCATCAAGAACCCCAACGCCAGCACCACCTGCGGCTGCGGTTCCTCCTTCTCCGTTTAA